One genomic window of Candidatus Pseudobacter hemicellulosilyticus includes the following:
- a CDS encoding glycoside hydrolase family 27 protein: MKKHFTISLLLVLCLSAADLPAQSTGFHQWASTPPMGWNSWDCFGPTVTEAEVKANADYMAKHLKKVGWEYIVVDIRWYISNDKAHGYNEKDAQYNMDSFGRLQPAINRFPSAADGKGFRPLADYLHSKGLKFGIHIMRGVPVEAVKRQLPVKGSSVTAADIYSPKDQCLWLRDMYTIRPGVPGAQEYYNSLFELYASWGLDFVKVDDLSSPIYFTEEVEMIRKAIERTGRKIVLSTSPGETPIAHAAHVQQHANMWRTVGDFWDNWPQLKEHFEVFERWNAWRAPGAWPDGDMLPLGHIGIRAERGDPRMAQLTKDEQYTLMTLWCMFRSPLMFGGHLPDNDPFTLSLLTNKAVLYVLQHSTGNRPLFNDSAKAAWIAEEPGTGVRYLAVFNKQDGDSPVNIAVDLTSLGFSGPCTVQDCWTGKKLGRFTGSFAPAIPRHGAGLYRIDQ, translated from the coding sequence ATGAAAAAACATTTTACCATCAGCCTCCTATTGGTTTTATGCCTGAGTGCAGCTGATCTCCCTGCCCAATCGACCGGTTTTCATCAATGGGCTTCCACGCCGCCGATGGGCTGGAACAGCTGGGATTGTTTTGGTCCCACCGTCACCGAAGCGGAAGTAAAGGCCAATGCGGATTACATGGCCAAACACCTGAAAAAGGTTGGCTGGGAATATATAGTGGTGGATATCCGCTGGTATATATCCAACGACAAGGCCCATGGCTACAATGAAAAAGATGCGCAGTACAATATGGATTCCTTTGGCCGGTTGCAGCCTGCCATCAACCGGTTCCCTTCTGCTGCGGATGGCAAAGGTTTCAGGCCCCTGGCCGATTACCTGCACAGCAAAGGACTGAAATTCGGCATCCATATCATGCGGGGCGTTCCCGTGGAAGCGGTCAAACGGCAGCTCCCTGTTAAAGGCAGCAGCGTTACGGCGGCGGATATCTATTCTCCCAAAGACCAATGCCTCTGGTTACGGGATATGTATACCATCCGGCCCGGCGTTCCCGGGGCGCAGGAATATTACAATTCTCTTTTTGAACTCTACGCTTCCTGGGGGCTGGACTTTGTCAAAGTGGACGATCTTTCTTCTCCCATCTATTTCACGGAAGAAGTGGAGATGATCCGCAAAGCCATTGAACGTACGGGCAGGAAGATAGTGCTGAGCACATCGCCGGGAGAAACACCGATAGCCCATGCGGCGCATGTACAGCAGCATGCCAATATGTGGCGGACGGTGGGTGATTTCTGGGACAACTGGCCGCAGCTCAAAGAACATTTTGAAGTGTTTGAGCGCTGGAATGCCTGGCGTGCGCCGGGCGCCTGGCCTGACGGCGATATGCTGCCGCTGGGGCATATTGGCATCCGTGCGGAGCGGGGTGATCCCCGGATGGCGCAGCTGACAAAGGACGAACAGTATACGCTGATGACCTTATGGTGTATGTTCCGGTCGCCCCTCATGTTTGGCGGGCACCTGCCGGATAATGATCCGTTCACCTTATCGCTGCTGACCAATAAAGCGGTATTATATGTATTGCAGCACAGCACCGGCAACCGGCCGCTGTTCAACGACAGCGCAAAGGCTGCCTGGATAGCAGAGGAGCCGGGAACGGGCGTACGTTACCTGGCCGTATTCAACAAACAGGATGGGGATTCTCCGGTGAATATAGCAGTTGATCTGACGTCCCTGGGCTTTAGTGGTCCCTGCACCGTGCAGGATTGCTGGACAGGTAAAAAGCTGGGCCGGTTCACGGGCAGCTTTGCGCCGGCTATACCGCGGCATGGGGCGGGGTTGTACCGGATTGACCAATAA
- a CDS encoding alpha-L-arabinofuranosidase C-terminal domain-containing protein encodes MKKKCLLVACLVLFLLNNGMAFRNDPVPDSVWLFSYVTEKDKGRSGLRFAWSRNQQQWWSIGQDYGFVRSDYGRWGSQKRMETPYLLPGPDGRWHCVWSLNAEDRQFAHASSADLIQWGRQSYPFLEKGSNCQNPVVAYDTISGGYHIRYKDSYGRTYQCTTTDLKNYSAATEIPASQYTDLSRTIILPNGQYRGQVYKVAYRQVQQLEAAYERVQYRNALFNEHSGQDPQRFAGLQTVNARIAVQPEQSRSISNLLLGIFFEDINYAADGGLYAELIQNRDFEYTPSDKEGHDPNWNSLHSWSLRGQQSTWRVDTVRPIHPNNPHYIVLETRATGASLVNSGFDGIVVRKGARYTLSLYARQTTGKSKLQVQLVSKTGKLLAQTVLSVNSGQWKKLSAELTASEEATDAELQLLPLTTGNLHLDMVSLFPGQTFRNRPNGLRADLAQTIADIRPKFVRFPGGCVAHGDGLENIYRWKNTIGPLEARKPQRNLWGYHQTAGLGYFEYFRFCEDIGAAPLPVIAAGVPCQNSAVGGGGQQGGIPLAAMDDYIQDILDLVEYANGDARTTWGRKRAEAGHPAPFNLQYIGIGNEDLITDVFEERFRLIYQVMKERHPEITVVGTVGPFYEGTDYEEGWALARELQLPMVDEHYYQTPGWFIHNQDFYDKYDRNGPKVYLGEYATFVQGRRCNIETALSEALYLTALERNGDIVRMSSYAPLLAKEGHTQWNPDLIYFNNAEVKPTVSYEVQKLFGQHAGDTYLPVRMELSSQQDAVQKRIAVSVVRDSAGKDLILKLVNMLPVAVSTTLDLGGITLTGEAGKKIVLQGQPSDNNARPVTTAFSLPADGQEILPPYSFTLIQLTTK; translated from the coding sequence ATGAAAAAGAAATGCCTGTTAGTCGCCTGCCTGGTTTTATTCCTGTTGAACAATGGCATGGCCTTCCGTAATGACCCCGTCCCTGATTCAGTCTGGTTGTTTTCCTATGTCACCGAAAAAGACAAGGGGAGGAGCGGCCTGCGTTTTGCCTGGAGCCGTAACCAGCAGCAATGGTGGAGCATTGGCCAGGACTATGGATTTGTAAGATCGGATTATGGCAGATGGGGCAGCCAGAAGCGGATGGAAACGCCCTACCTGCTGCCCGGTCCGGATGGCCGCTGGCACTGCGTCTGGAGCCTGAACGCCGAAGACCGGCAGTTTGCCCATGCCAGCTCTGCCGACCTCATCCAATGGGGCAGGCAAAGTTATCCCTTCCTGGAAAAAGGCAGCAATTGTCAAAATCCTGTAGTGGCCTATGATACCATATCAGGTGGGTATCATATCAGGTATAAAGACAGTTATGGACGAACCTATCAATGTACTACAACCGATCTTAAAAACTATAGCGCTGCCACTGAAATCCCGGCCAGCCAGTATACAGACCTCAGCCGGACAATTATCCTCCCTAACGGACAATACCGGGGGCAGGTATACAAAGTAGCTTACCGGCAGGTGCAGCAACTGGAAGCTGCTTACGAACGTGTCCAGTACCGCAATGCTCTTTTCAACGAGCATAGCGGCCAGGACCCGCAGCGTTTTGCCGGCCTGCAAACCGTCAATGCCCGCATCGCAGTGCAACCGGAACAAAGCAGGTCTATCAGCAACCTGTTGTTGGGGATCTTCTTCGAGGATATCAATTATGCAGCAGATGGCGGGCTCTATGCCGAGCTTATACAGAACAGGGATTTTGAATATACCCCGTCCGATAAAGAAGGGCATGATCCAAACTGGAACAGCCTGCATTCCTGGTCGCTCCGGGGGCAGCAATCAACGTGGCGGGTGGATACGGTTCGTCCCATACATCCTAATAACCCGCATTACATAGTGCTGGAGACCAGGGCAACCGGCGCCAGCCTCGTCAACAGCGGCTTTGATGGGATCGTTGTCAGGAAAGGAGCCAGGTATACACTGTCTCTTTATGCGCGGCAAACCACCGGCAAAAGCAAACTGCAGGTGCAGCTGGTCAGTAAAACAGGTAAGCTGCTGGCACAAACAGTACTGTCCGTGAATAGTGGCCAGTGGAAAAAACTATCTGCAGAACTGACCGCCAGTGAGGAGGCAACAGATGCGGAATTACAACTGCTCCCCCTGACCACCGGCAACCTCCACCTGGATATGGTCTCTTTATTCCCTGGCCAGACCTTCCGCAACAGGCCCAATGGCCTGCGTGCCGATCTTGCACAGACCATTGCCGATATCCGGCCTAAGTTTGTTCGTTTTCCCGGCGGCTGCGTAGCGCATGGGGATGGACTGGAAAACATTTACCGCTGGAAGAACACGATAGGCCCGCTGGAAGCCCGCAAACCCCAGCGCAATCTCTGGGGTTATCACCAGACGGCCGGCCTGGGCTATTTTGAATACTTCCGCTTCTGTGAAGATATAGGCGCAGCGCCCCTTCCTGTGATTGCCGCGGGCGTGCCCTGTCAGAATTCAGCCGTAGGCGGTGGCGGTCAGCAGGGTGGCATTCCGCTGGCAGCAATGGATGACTATATCCAGGATATCCTGGACCTGGTGGAATATGCCAACGGCGATGCCAGGACAACCTGGGGCCGCAAGCGGGCCGAGGCCGGTCATCCCGCACCTTTTAACCTCCAATACATTGGCATAGGCAATGAAGACCTGATCACCGATGTCTTTGAGGAACGTTTCCGGCTCATCTACCAGGTGATGAAAGAGCGGCATCCCGAGATTACCGTAGTGGGCACTGTTGGGCCTTTCTACGAAGGAACGGACTACGAGGAAGGCTGGGCGCTGGCGCGTGAGCTGCAGCTGCCTATGGTGGATGAACATTATTACCAGACACCAGGCTGGTTCATCCATAACCAGGACTTCTATGATAAATATGACCGCAACGGTCCCAAAGTATACCTGGGCGAGTACGCCACTTTTGTGCAGGGCCGACGCTGCAATATAGAAACAGCGCTGAGTGAGGCACTGTACCTGACAGCCCTGGAACGCAACGGGGATATAGTACGCATGAGTTCCTATGCACCGCTGCTGGCCAAAGAAGGGCATACGCAGTGGAACCCGGACCTGATCTATTTCAACAATGCCGAAGTAAAACCTACGGTCAGCTATGAAGTACAGAAACTGTTCGGTCAGCATGCAGGCGATACCTACCTGCCGGTGCGCATGGAGCTTTCCAGCCAGCAGGACGCCGTACAAAAAAGGATTGCGGTATCCGTGGTGCGGGACAGCGCCGGCAAGGACCTGATCCTTAAACTTGTGAATATGCTGCCGGTGGCGGTCAGTACAACACTGGATCTGGGCGGCATCACGCTGACCGGAGAGGCGGGGAAGAAGATCGTACTGCAGGGGCAACCATCGGATAACAATGCCCGGCCGGTAACAACAGCATTCAGCCTGCCTGCCGACGGGCAGGAAATATTACCGCCTTATTCTTTCACGTTGATCCAACTGACAACAAAATAA
- a CDS encoding glycoside hydrolase family 31 protein yields the protein MKCASIVLLVLLGWAQAAISQDFTPTATGFKARVNDIDIELQVFGKGIFRVIKTPAGKLLQKESLSVIKTAQPGSFTVMQRMDHASLQQDSLRVILNFHNGRISFGHANEQWLLQELPEGAALQPVRDLDRTSYRIRQGFTLTAEEAIYGLGQQQNGLLNQRGQQFRLEQENMKVAIPFFQSTKGYGIFWDNYSPTTFTDNAAGCSFDSEIGQGIDYYFLYGGHADGVIARMRELTGQAPLMPLWVFGFNQSRERYKTQYELVDVVKKYRALQVPLDGIIQDWQYWGKDPNWNAMTFDSSTFPEPKKMVDSVHQLKAHLFIVAWPGFGPQTKQYADFGQKKWLLDFETWPPKNNTRPYDVYHPAARDLYWEYMNKGLFSLDTDAWWLDCTEPDHVNKKDEDLNLPTYLGSFRSVRNAFPLQHVRGVYEHQRRSTDTKRVTILTRSAFAGQQRYSANTWSGDVVSNWPTFRKQIAAGLNFSLCGIPYWNTDIGGFFAGSYRDAGGAANPEFRELYTRWMQFACFTPMMRSHGTDIPREIYQFGQRGDRIFDVQEKFIRLRYQLLPYSYATAWQVTHHAGSFIRALPMDFAADTATHAIDNEFLYGSALLVAPVTSYGAQQQSVYLPAGSNWFDFWTGEKLAGGRTINAPTPLEQLPLYVKAGAILPWAAVVQYAEEKRWDNLEIRVYPGADGKFILYEDENNGYNYEKGLYTEIPFFWDEPKQTLTIGARKGKFNGMPAKRQFNIVVVNRGKGTGVEAATQFNKTVTYTGKAISIRLP from the coding sequence ATGAAATGTGCATCTATTGTTCTTTTAGTCCTGTTGGGATGGGCGCAGGCAGCCATCAGCCAGGACTTTACACCAACAGCCACGGGCTTCAAAGCCCGGGTCAATGACATCGACATCGAATTACAGGTTTTCGGCAAAGGCATATTCCGGGTCATCAAAACCCCGGCAGGAAAGCTTTTGCAAAAAGAAAGTCTGTCGGTCATCAAAACCGCTCAGCCCGGGTCCTTCACGGTGATGCAGCGCATGGACCATGCATCGCTCCAACAGGATTCCCTGCGGGTGATCCTGAACTTTCACAATGGACGGATCAGCTTTGGTCATGCCAACGAGCAATGGTTACTCCAGGAGCTGCCCGAAGGCGCCGCCTTGCAACCGGTGCGGGATCTGGACCGGACCAGCTACCGCATCCGGCAGGGCTTTACGCTGACGGCTGAAGAAGCCATTTATGGCCTGGGGCAGCAGCAGAACGGCCTGCTGAACCAGCGAGGACAGCAGTTCAGGCTGGAACAGGAGAACATGAAAGTGGCCATTCCCTTTTTCCAGTCTACCAAAGGCTATGGCATTTTCTGGGACAATTATTCGCCCACCACTTTCACGGACAATGCAGCAGGCTGCTCCTTTGATTCGGAGATAGGGCAGGGCATTGATTATTATTTCCTCTATGGCGGCCATGCAGATGGTGTTATAGCCCGTATGCGGGAACTCACCGGCCAGGCGCCGCTCATGCCCCTCTGGGTCTTTGGCTTTAACCAGTCGCGCGAACGCTATAAGACCCAATACGAATTAGTAGACGTAGTCAAAAAATACAGGGCGCTGCAGGTGCCGCTGGACGGTATTATACAGGACTGGCAGTACTGGGGCAAAGACCCCAACTGGAATGCCATGACCTTTGACAGCAGTACTTTCCCGGAGCCAAAGAAAATGGTGGACAGCGTACACCAGCTCAAGGCGCATTTATTCATTGTAGCCTGGCCTGGCTTTGGTCCGCAGACAAAACAATATGCTGATTTCGGCCAAAAAAAATGGTTGCTGGATTTTGAGACCTGGCCGCCTAAAAATAATACCCGGCCCTACGATGTATATCACCCTGCCGCCAGGGACCTGTACTGGGAATACATGAACAAAGGCCTGTTCTCCCTGGATACAGATGCCTGGTGGCTGGACTGTACCGAGCCCGACCATGTCAACAAAAAAGATGAAGACCTTAACCTGCCCACTTACCTGGGTTCTTTCCGCAGCGTTCGCAATGCTTTCCCGCTACAGCATGTACGCGGGGTATATGAACACCAGCGCCGCAGCACCGATACCAAACGGGTCACTATCCTTACCCGCAGTGCTTTTGCCGGCCAGCAGCGGTACAGCGCCAATACCTGGAGCGGGGATGTGGTGTCCAACTGGCCTACTTTCCGCAAGCAGATTGCGGCCGGGCTGAACTTCTCCCTCTGCGGCATTCCCTACTGGAACACCGATATCGGCGGTTTTTTTGCCGGCAGCTACCGGGATGCGGGCGGCGCCGCCAATCCCGAGTTTCGTGAACTATATACCCGCTGGATGCAGTTTGCCTGCTTCACGCCAATGATGCGTTCACACGGTACTGATATACCCAGAGAGATCTACCAGTTTGGACAGCGTGGCGACAGGATCTTTGATGTGCAGGAAAAATTCATCCGCCTGCGCTACCAGCTGCTGCCTTATTCCTATGCCACCGCCTGGCAGGTAACGCATCATGCAGGCAGTTTTATCCGGGCTTTGCCCATGGATTTTGCGGCAGATACCGCTACACATGCCATCGACAATGAATTCCTATATGGCTCCGCGCTGCTGGTGGCGCCGGTGACCAGTTATGGCGCACAGCAACAATCTGTGTACCTGCCTGCCGGCAGCAACTGGTTTGATTTCTGGACCGGCGAAAAATTAGCCGGCGGCCGTACTATCAATGCGCCCACACCCCTGGAGCAATTACCGCTCTATGTAAAGGCCGGCGCCATACTGCCCTGGGCCGCCGTAGTTCAATACGCGGAGGAAAAACGCTGGGACAATCTGGAGATCCGGGTGTATCCCGGCGCTGATGGCAAGTTCATCCTGTACGAGGATGAGAACAATGGCTATAATTATGAAAAAGGCTTGTATACCGAGATCCCATTTTTTTGGGACGAACCAAAGCAGACGCTGACCATTGGGGCACGCAAAGGAAAGTTCAACGGCATGCCGGCAAAAAGACAATTCAATATAGTAGTGGTCAATCGGGGAAAGGGAACAGGTGTTGAAGCCGCCACTCAATTCAATAAAACAGTAACCTATACGGGAAAAGCAATAAGCATCCGGCTGCCTTGA